From Candidatus Trichorickettsia mobilis, one genomic window encodes:
- a CDS encoding type II toxin-antitoxin system VapC family toxin has product MINIPAQNEKLVLDTHILVWYAEGIHLTTIQIESIENFRKKDNLYISAISIWEIALLVSKGKIIFSVTLTEWVDKLLSLPGLNIIDLSVPVLLESCNLPNYQHKDPADRLIIASVRLNNFYLLTVDQNITEYGKSGYLKILDANLIPPTTSL; this is encoded by the coding sequence ATGATTAATATTCCAGCGCAAAATGAAAAATTAGTACTGGATACTCATATATTAGTTTGGTATGCAGAAGGGATCCATTTAACAACTATCCAAATAGAGTCAATCGAGAATTTTCGCAAGAAAGATAATTTATATATTTCGGCTATATCAATCTGGGAAATTGCCTTGCTTGTAAGTAAAGGCAAAATCATATTCTCTGTTACATTAACAGAATGGGTTGACAAGTTATTATCTCTTCCAGGCTTAAATATTATTGATTTATCTGTGCCTGTATTGCTTGAGAGCTGTAACTTACCAAACTATCAACATAAAGATCCAGCAGATCGTTTAATTATAGCCTCGGTAAGACTAAACAATTTTTACCTTTTAACAGTTGATCAAAATATCACGGAATATGGTAAATCAGGATATTTAAAAATACTTGATGCTAACCTTATTCCTCCAACTACAAGCTTATGA